The genomic window GACGAGCACGTACTCGGTGCTCTACGTGCGGGCGCAAGTGGATTTCTGCTGAAGGACACTCCACCCGACGACCTGATTTCGGCCGTTCGCAGTGTTGCGGCAGGTGATGCGGTGGTCTCGCCCAAGGTCACCAAACGCCTGCTGACACGATTCATTGCCGAAGAGTCGACCCCTGTTCGCGACCCCGACCTGCTGAACGCGTTGACGGACAGAGAGCGAGAAGTGATGGGTCTGCTGGCGACCGGGCTGTCCAACGCAGAGATCGCAGCGAGCCTCGTTCTGTCCGAAGCGACGGTCAAGACTCACATCGGCCGCATGCTCACCAAACTGGGTCTACGCGACCGAGTGCAGGCCGTCGTTCTCGCGTACGAGACCGGTCTCGTCAAGCCCGGAACCTGATCGTTACAGATCGCGTATCGAGCTCGGGAGCAAACCTGGCTCGCCGTCCGTTGTCACCACAGGCAACGAAAGGAACGGCAATGTTTGCTCTCTTCATTATCTACGTGATCGTCGAGGTCGCGGCCCTGGTAGCCGTCGGTAGCGCGATCGGCGTGTTGTGGACGGTTCTCCTCTTGATGGCGGGTTCTGCAGTCGGCCTCGTCCTCGTGCGTGTCCAGGGCAAACGGGTGATGGAAGGGCTTCGTGCCGCGAGTCGTGGCGAACGCGCACCCGGCGTCGCCGTCGCCGATGGTGTGCTCTTCGCCATAGGGTCGGTTGCCATGTTCGTACCGGGACTCGTCACCTCGGTTCTGGGCATCCTGCTACTGCTTCCTGTCACGCGCTGGGCAGTCAGACCGTTGGTGCTGCTCGCCGCCGCCCGGTGGATGCCGACGGTGGCTGCGACGACGTCCCGAATGCGGCCGACGGTCATCGACGGTGAAGTGGTGCCGGA from Rhodococcus sp. P1Y includes these protein-coding regions:
- a CDS encoding FxsA family protein is translated as MFALFIIYVIVEVAALVAVGSAIGVLWTVLLLMAGSAVGLVLVRVQGKRVMEGLRAASRGERAPGVAVADGVLFAIGSVAMFVPGLVTSVLGILLLLPVTRWAVRPLVLLAAARWMPTVAATTSRMRPTVIDGEVVPESAGTPDGHRIIELDAQDFEKPTR
- a CDS encoding response regulator, which codes for MPISVLIVDDQELMRMGLTMVLDAQDDISVVGEAADGNSAVEAVSELKPDVVLMDVRMPGVDGVTATSRITASDSATRVLVMTTFDLDEHVLGALRAGASGFLLKDTPPDDLISAVRSVAAGDAVVSPKVTKRLLTRFIAEESTPVRDPDLLNALTDREREVMGLLATGLSNAEIAASLVLSEATVKTHIGRMLTKLGLRDRVQAVVLAYETGLVKPGT